ATGTGTCCTGTCTTTCACAGAGAACCAGTCAAGACaataaagagagggagagagagagaacacagctGCACATGTGTGTAGTTGTGATGTACATTGTAACTGACCAACCCAATCTGATAataattaattttgttaagataagtattttggatttcttgaaattccacagTTGAACTACAAATGATGCTATGTAGAGAAGTTAAACTTCAATATAGATTTGAGGGAAcaataaaagaataaatgtaaataattccatttctaaaaatatgtttGGATGCTTGTTTTTGAAATACTGAAATGTAAATGAAAGTGTTCTTGTATTTTCACCTCATTACAAAAATAAcattagaattatttttttcatattttacatTGATATTTCACAGAGGTAGAAAATTCGGACAGGAGTGAATGACCCCCGTCCACCTCCTTCTGATacacctggggcaggggacagggaaaggtgAGGGCAGCAAAAACCACCAGCTGTCTGGCAGTATTTCTTACCAGCATCACCCTGTGCCAGGGGTGGAGCaaacacagggggagggggaaaactgTCTGGCTCCTTCCAGCAAGTGGGTCCCATTCACCCAGCCTgggctggggttgccaggtgtctggctttttactggaacctccagttgaaaagggaaactggctgCATCCGGTCAGCACAAAACGTCCAGTTACCTGCAGTAACTAGCTCCCACCACTGGGGGGTGGGAAAAGCAGCAgcgctgggaggggccagtctcTGCCGCGAGGTCACTGTCCATGACTGAGAttccctccagcctgagctgggaccgggcagattatcaggggagccaCATTTTTACCCCAAGTATTGCAAACAGGATTTAAATAAGGGTGGAGCGTCCCggagaaggtgtcagtgaaagtgaagagatgggacctgtcagtcacattgtaaaacgagacctcgcccgcctcatagtccaggaaaatccccacccggctgggcctgatGTTCATGGGAAGGGGGGTCGGGGGAGAAGTGCAGGCCTCGTATCTCCCACCAAACCGCTGCACGGCCCAGTATCCATTCCCAGgtgtgagtgtgaccctccccttcctgctcacagtttCCCTACAAACTCCCAGAGACCACCctgtcttgtctcccacctccacctcccagtaacacCTCCCGCCTGTGAACCCCTCAGCACCCAGGACACACAGACAagtatcaaatctctcagggttgtcggaCAGATCCTGGTGTGTGTCTCCGCAtctcacacgtttccgatcctcagacaggacgagttcAGGATGaaccgtgtctggatccagagtcacgtccactggggagaaAGTCACAGAGTCAGTGTCGGGGGCAGGGACTTGTCACTGGGATCAAAGGAAAATTAACCTGCATCCCCATTAAtcactgggggcgggggttgttgcctgaggggagtcagggccaggggcggctccaggccccagcgcgccaagcgcgtgcttggggcggcatgccgcagggggtgctctgccagtcaccaggagggcggcaggtggctccggtggatctcccgcaggcatgcgggaggtccaccggagccgcgggaccggcgaccagcagagtgccccccgcggcgtgccgccctgcttggggcagcgaaattgctagagccgcccctggtcagggCCCGTCTGCCTGTGAGGAGACAATgatggggaaagggcaggggaagcTGGGGATCGGTTGGAAGGTGttagtgggggtgggaggggaggggacaggttgGTACTGGAACAcaaaaggggaggggcaggtgacagggcagtgggggtggaggggtagaggggaagggcaggcacAAGGGCAATGGGAGTGGACACCAGGAGGACAGAGGGGAGTGAAGGGgggcaggttccagggggctgcagggggtgaggagagggttGGGCACCAGGGGAGAAGAAGGGGACAGACCCCAGGGGGCACAGGAaagcaagggaaggggagggctcCAATGGGGCAGAGGGAATCAAGGAGAGGGACAGGTgccagggggtggaggggatgaGCAGTGGGGCAGGTGCCAGGACCATGGAGGGAAGTGATTGGGAGGCAACAGGGGACAGAGTGAGGCAGGATCCCAGGGACAGGGGCTGGCTAGGGCAGAGGCAGTAACCAGTGGGTGGAGGGACGGAGGAGAAGCAGGTGCCAGGGgtctgtgtgggtgggtgagtaGAAGACCATGTACtgagggcagagaggggtgatgggaggggtgggcactgggggggggggttaaggaggaagaggaggggcagggaccaGGGCCATAGAGCATGAGTGAGGGGCAGGACAAGTGCCAAGGGAAacagagatgaggggaagagtGGTCACCAGGGGCCAAAGGGCTGGCAGGAGAAGGGGCAGGTGGCACTAGGGcacagagggggaagggaaggggctcGCACCAGGGGACACAAGGGGTGAACAGAGGGGCAGGcgccagggaggcagaggggagtaGAAGGAGGGGCTGGCACCAGAGTAAAAGCGGGTGGGAAGATGCAGATGACAAGGCTAGAAAGAGGGGTGAGAAGTAGGGTGGGTGACAGAGGGACATGGGGGCAAGGTGTGGGGTAGACCCCAGAGGACAAcaggggagtgggggatggagaAAGGTGGGCCCTAGGGGGGCTGAGGGAGATAGAGGAGAGGTACCCAGATGttaggacaaggggagggggaggaggggtgggcaccagggggacagagatggggggaggggaagggcataCACTAGGAGGCCCAAAGAGGGCGAGGGAAGGGACTTGTTCCAGGCAGGCAGAGGGGACAAAGGAAAGGGCAGGGACTGTTAGGGGgtttattccttcaccctctcacttccctggtcctcttgcatgaacagagagcgacaatacccaaagtccaaaggcgcaaacaattcaatgtttattggggtgaacttccagcaagcatgattccagtttccttcctcagtgtctcccttcccagctctgacatcacagagccttgcctgtgtccctgttcccattccctgttcccatccccccattagcaaaacatgatttcaattcccccatccccagtccccgTTCCCATGCCCcctacttcctgattgactgcagactatatagtaaaacttgagttctgcttacctataccttaaccaatcattttactgaaatttgaAATGCAGGAGAAACTCACAGCTGCTGAATGTACCAAGCACCAGGCaccaccccacagggaggaagtGGCAGTTGGAATTGCCAATACCCCTGGTCAAGGAGCCCTGGCCCTAGAGGAGAAGCAGCACCTGGAGACCGGAATAGTTCAGCCAAGGGAGAAGCAAAGCAACAGGGAGATGGGGAACAGTCTCAAGGCAGCCAAGGTAGAAAATGAGCCATGCAAGAGGAAAGTTACCCAGGAGCCAAAACTGAAAGGGCTTGAACAAGCCCTAGGCCTTGCGAAGGAGGGGCCCAGAAAGGGCTGCAGGATGTGAGTGGTGTGGCTGGGAAACTAGAGCAGGGTTTGCTGGGACACAGGAGCCTGCCACACCGGTTAGAAGGAAGAAAGTTGGAGAACTGGAAACAGAGGGTGTCTGCAACTGAGCTGAGAGGTgagattcccagctcatgtagacgtacctgtgctagctctgctcaagctcgCATGCTAATAGAAGCAGTGTAGCCTGGGTAGGATAAGCAGCTTGGGCCAGCTGCCTGAATACATACCAAGgggggctgggacggtttgtacTCAGGCAGGTAGCTGAAGCTTCCACCTGTGCTTCCCTGGCCACACTGCCAGCTACATCtacgtgagctgggaatcacacctcttaGATCAAATGTAAACATATCCTAAGACAGGAGAAAGAACAGCTTCTGGAAGAAGTTAAAGAACTAGAAACACTCTGctcaggagagggcagaggtgcaggctgagggctctggtTTGTGTGATAAGAGAGAGCCCAGCAATAAATCACCAGGAGGCTGCATTTACACAGGGAAGTGCAGTGATGCCACAGGTATCCTGGGAGGCTTTTTAGGGGAACAAGTTGATCAGCCACTGAAGGGCTGGATGTCGACGGGCACAAATAGGGAGGAGGTGGCTAAAAGGGAAGCAGCACTAGTGGCCGTGTCCTCTACAGCGACCCAGCAAACCCACCCACTAATGGACCGCGAAGAGCTAGAAGAAACATACGAAGCAGGAGAGCCCAGAGGCCTTGCAGAAAGAGATAAAATTGTGCCAGCGAGAGAAGACGAGTCCTCTCCAGACAACAGAGCAGCTGGGCAGCGAGCTCTACCAGCCAGCTGGAGACAAGGTCAGCACTGTGTTGGGTGCAGAGGTACAGGCCCATCGGGTGGAAGATGGGCTGTCTGAGGTGGGGATTCTGGTCACTGAAGGAAAAGCCACCATGTTAATGACATAAAAACACACATCCAAGAGGAAACTGAAAtaagaagggaagaggcaggtgaCCTCCCCCCAAGAGGCCTGAAAGAGCAACACAAAGCCTGAACCAGAGCTCAGCTAAAAAGATCCCAAATGGGCTCCCAGAGCTCCTTTGTTGAAGGCTGCAGGAAAAAGGACGTGGCCAGTAGTAATTAGTGATGCAAAGAAGGAGCTAGTCTGAATAAAAGAGACCTTGGAAGAGACTCACAGCAGATTTATGTGAATTCAGGGGACATCATTACCTAGACATCATggactatttttccaggtatatagaaatagtgtacttgaaagacataacatACCACAGTTTTATTGAGcaactgaagtgcacttttgccCATTTTAGGGTTCTAGAACAACTTGTGACAGAGCAtggaccacaattcactgcagcagaatttgtcCAAATAAAATATGGTCTTCCTCATATTACTAGCAGACCATATTACTCACAAGCGAATGGAGAAGCTGAAAGAGCTGTACAGACAGGCAAGAATATTCTACAGCAGAAAGATCCATTCTTTGTTCTACTGAGTTACAGATCAATGCCTATAGCAGCTCCTGGATACAGTGcagcacaactcctgatgggaagacaactcagaactgCCCTCCCAATGTAGAGAGTGGCCAAATCAGATAAAAAGGCAAAAATTGCTTAGAAACACTTTTACACCAGACACCACTCAGAAACCTATCAGGTCTAGAACCTGGTGACCGTGTTTGTGTCAAACTGGATGGAGAAAAAGAATGGAATGCTCTAGCTGTTGTAAAGAAAAGGAATCCAGTGCCCAGGTTGTACGTGATCGAGACTGACAGAGGAGAGCTCAGCAGAAACGGTCAACATCTACAGTTCATTCCTCAGAAAGAACGATTGacagagcaaactctacagatggTGGATGGAGAACAAGAAGACTGTTCAAGGATTACAGGCTGACCATAGTCAGTTGTTGCAACTAAAACACCCAGAGGATCAAACTGTTCTATATTCGAGTCATGTGAAAGGTCAGTGCTACTGACTACCTCTGCTATAGCCAGAGGGCCTGACTTGGGTTTGGTCTACTCTACAGAGTCAGCCTGACTTAAGGCACCTTAAGTTGACCTACTTATGTCAGTGCTCACACGACAGccttgctcccactgatgtaagtgccatactacactgacataataaCTGCACCTGCACAAGAGACATAGGACTAATGTTGGTGTAATAATAATAtagttagggtgatgcagtgttggtgtagacactgccttaTTATGTCAGCTGTTGGCTGTCATTAATTTCCCGGCTTCATGCTGGAGCTGGGAAATTAACAAGAAAGTCCCGTCCCATGGTGGGCTTCAGCTGAAGCCGGGCTGCCCTCCATCCTAGCTCCCTGTTAAGGGAGGTGAGCGAGATGCCTGGGTGGCTGCCTGAGATCCCTGTGGGACAGCTGGGCTCCTGGTGGGGAGCTGGGCACAGctgagagaaggagggcagagtgGACAACAGCCACCccagcagtggtgagctccagtcagtttgcaccggttcgcaagaactggttgttaaatttagaagcctttttagaaccggttgttccaggacaaccggttctaaaaaagcttttaaatttaacaaaggctcgggcaactgtccacccggcccccggccccagctcacctccccctctcccctgattgctccgccctccttctcctccccttcccctgcttacTGCGAATTAAATgtttgcgggaagcctgaaacaagcagcaggcaggtaagccgggcgcgggagggggcgggacggtGCGCGCGGCCCAGTCCGGTCCACCTGGCCCCGGCCAAGCACCCCGGCCAAGCactggctcgggctggtcccagCTGAGCGTCTCGGactcggcccggcccggggagtcaggccccgtGGCTGCAGCCCCGTGCCCGCCGAacagctccggcctggcccggggattcgggccccatggctccagccccggtgctgGCAGAGTGACtctggcccagcccggcccagggattcgggccccgtggctccaggcccggtgccggccgagtggctccggcccggggaattgggccccgcggctccggccctggCCAAGCGGCTTCAGCCCGGCCcagggaatcgggccccgcggtgCCGGTCGAGGTCCCAGCGGAGCGGACCTGGTCCCggtcccaggcagtgtggtaagggagcagggagggggtgttcggtgggttgtgggggggtggataggggtcagggcggtcagagggcagggaacgggggattgaatgggggcaagggtcccgaggggcaatcaggaaggagcaggggttggatgaggtggtgggggaagtcagggacagagagaaggggtggttggatggggcagtggtccCAGGGGACCATCaagaatgagagaaggggttggatggggctgcaaggggcagtcaggggacagggaaaggggggattggtcaggggtcccggggggggtgtcaaggaacatggggggttggatggatcaCGACCCCCCGAGGGGGGCAcaaccccctcgtgaggtgaggaggagggaactggttgtcaTCACTGCACCCCAGTAATTACTGCCGTGGCTGTAAGGCAACCTAACATAGGTTGACTtaagtttgcagtgtagacatgcccttacagGGGGGACAAGTTCTGAACTACGCCACAATGTAGACTATGGAGGATTTTGCCTGTCACATGAGTTACACAAAACGTTGGGGACACAACTCCTGGTCTCTTAGTACTTCAGTGAGGAGAATAAAAATATGGCCAAGGGCCTTGCAGATTTCCTTGTGGCAGCAGGGCAGGAAGTACCCCTCTGGGTGCAGACAATAACCAAGTGTGAGCCATGGTCAAGCCTTCCTTTGGGTACAGTCTGGCTCTGTGGGGGGAAGAGATGTCACGgggggctggccctttaaggggagtCAGGGACCAGCCTACCTATGACAGGTTCCTATAAAGGAGAACCAGCCAAACCAGCCCCACCTGGAAGTAATTAAATCTCTAGGTGGCTGGTTGGCAGCTAAACAGCTAATGATCCTGATAAAGGGTTACCAGGGCTCAGCTGAAGGGTCCTAGAGACAGGAAGCTGCTGAGGAGAAGGGATCCCAGGAGAGCTCACAGAGCAAGGAGCCAGGAGGGAATGCCCCCAGAGAGAGGGGCTCCCCTGAGGGAGAAGAGCCCCCAGAGGTGACAGTGACGCCCTACAGCAGGACAGTGCCCTAAAGCTGAGAGTTGCAGGGAATAAAGGTGCAGCCTGACCTGAACCCAGCTCTGGGAGCTC
The sequence above is a segment of the Mauremys mutica isolate MM-2020 ecotype Southern chromosome 12, ASM2049712v1, whole genome shotgun sequence genome. Coding sequences within it:
- the LOC123345202 gene encoding erythroid membrane-associated protein-like, with amino-acid sequence MDPLAELGLARARGYAVDVTLDPDTVHPELVLSEDRKRVRCGDTHQDLSDNPERFDTCLCVLGAEGFTGGRCYWEVEVGDKTGWSLGVCRETVSRKGRVTLTPGNGYWAVQRFGGRYEACTSPPTPLPMNIRPSRVGIFLDYEAGEVSFYNVTDRSHLFTFTDTFSGTLHPYLNPVCNTWGKNVAPLIICPVPAQAGGNLSHGQ